The Brassica oleracea var. oleracea cultivar TO1000 unplaced genomic scaffold, BOL UnpScaffold01182, whole genome shotgun sequence genome includes the window gtatttccattttttatgttgtatgtttacatatatttattattttcgaaattatatataatgttttttttacaaaatagtaatgttacattatggagataagccgtcttttttttagtgaaaaatNNNNNNNNNNNNNNNNNNNNNNNNNNNNNNNNNNNNNNNNNNNNNNNNNNNNNNNNNNNNNNNNNNNNNNNNNNNNNNNNNNNNNNNNNNNNNNNNNNNNNNNNNNNNNNNNNNNNNNNNNNNNNNNNNNNNNNNNNNNNNNNNNNNNNNNNNNNNNNNNNNNNNNNNNNNNNNNNNNNNNNNNNNNNNNNNNNNNNNNNNNNNNNNNNNNNNNNNNNNNNNNNNNNNNNNNNNNNNNNNNtttttttagtgaaaaatggtaatcttacatatgtttaatgtagtttttccatttttatgaagtatgtttacatattatttataattttcgaaaattagtaatattaaaatgtaaaactatattttatgccacgtgtcatctttcggaagaatttttttttgctgatgtggacgctctatagAGCCTCAAAAGatcttttttattagtatagattcgATAATAGTAATACATGCGTCAAAGTTAAAAACGAAACAGTAGGGGAAAATTGATATAGAAACAAAATCTAGGGATGTCTTTATCAAGAAAAGTAAGAAGCTGGTAgagttcaaaaagaaaaaaaggatagCGAGAGGAAAGTATTTGTAAAACTTGTTTTGTTAAACAAAGCCGTGAAGGCTATTCTCGAGAGATGCGTTGAAGGGCGAGACAATAAAAATGGCGAAAATCTCTTTCCTTGCTTCTTCCTACCACGATCCGCatttataaaccctaattttcgaTCTGCAAATAGCGATTTTCATAGGAAAGTAAGCGACGATTCTGCATTCTCGATTTTGCCTGTGATCGTgtgattcattctggtttgtttgtttgtttgattgcaGAAATGGCGGAGGCGACGAAGCTTCTGTATGTAGAGGTGGTCGAGGGTAATGGAGAGGATTTGTTTAGGTATACGCGTCCTGTATTGCAGAGCACTCTTCAGCTTATGGGATGCAAGGCGCGTCACGCCTTCAAGGTGATCGCGTTTATGCCTTTAAGAATGTCGATTTTGATTGTGAAATAATCTTGTTTGACATGTAGCGTGGAGGTTGGATCAATGATGTGTATTGAACATTTACAAATGTCTTACTCTTCTTTGagctttttttttgctagttCAATCATCAATATCTGTTATAATCTTTCACTAAACTCATAGTTGTGATTCTCTGCCAGCGTGATCGttatatttgtgaaataacaTATGTTGTATGTAAACTATATGCAAAGCGTTTTTGGCCATCTTTATCATCTGCAGCCTTTTCTGCTATTAGGGACAAGGAATTCTTCGTTGCTGATGAAAACTGTTTTTCCCCTTATTTTTCTCACTTTTGGCAGATAAGCCGCAGGGTTTTTGAGTTAATAAGAAGTGAGGGATCTTGCAATTCCTCACCAGAGCATGGGAAGGAGCCTGAGTTTTCAAAAaagggtggtggtggtggtggtggttcaaCTCACTGTTTGGTTGCTGATGATGTTGACAAGGATAAAAGTAAACCTTTTGAGATGTATAAAAGACGGACAACTGTTTTTGTAACACGGCAGATATTCTTAGATGTTGTGTGTGATTCCCTCGCTGAATATAAGTACGTTGGCCGTGACCAGAGAGCAGATTTGATTCTGGCATGCAGGTAacttttagaatatattttgatatgttttgtCAAAAAAGCCACGGCATATGAATTTGCATTTGTCTGCTGCTTATCTCTTATTCGGTtcgttttaatatattaatgtgCCTTTCAAAGATATTCTTTAGCCTTTATATGGCTCTCTAGCGTTTATATTTGATAGAATTAGTAGTCAGAATGAATTCTATTGAATGGCCAATAAAGAGATATGATCATGCGCATATATCTTTCTTAATGTTTAATATCACAGCTGATTTCACTGTTCCTACATGTCAACGGTTCTTCTCGCTTTTAGCTTCCCACTATagactttcaaatatttaattctaTGTTTTTTCGGCTGTGTGTTAGATGCTATGCTCGTGTTTAGCTTCATAGTTTTAGTGCATTAATCCCCGAAGTGATCCTATTACGTTGGTACTGCCATGGACCGGTATTAATCCCCGAAGTGATCCTATTACGTTGGCACTGCCATGGACCGGTGTACTTGTATTTGTTATCTATGCTCGGATTTGCTATTTTCCACTCATACATATTTTGTCATGAAACTgtagtttttctaattttatttcaCACATTGTCTACAACTCGTATTAACATTATCACTCACAGAATCCGCGAAAGGAAAGAATCTGTAACTGTTCTGCTCTGTGGTACCAGTGGCTGTGGTAAATCTACATTGTCTGCATTGCTGGTAAATGTTCATTTCCTCCGTCTATATGCTTTAGATGGgcattttttgtatatttaaatccTAAATTATGAGGAGAATCAGATGCAATTTGTACCTTTGTGTTACAGGGTAGCAGGCTGGGGATTACGACTGTGGTATCAACTGACTCTATAAGACACATGATGAGGAGCTTCGCTGATGAGAAGCAGAATCCTTTGCTATGGGCTTCGACCTACCATGCTGGAGAGTACCTTGATCCTGTGGCAGTTGCTGAGTCAAAGGCCAAAAGAAAAGCGAAAAAGTTGAAAGGCTCTCGAGGTGTAAACTCCAACACCCAAAAGATGGATGCTGGATCAAACTCAAGCACTACTGAGCTGTTAAGTGATAAGCAGATGGCTATAGAAGGGTATAAGGCACAAAGCGAGATGGTGATTGACAGTCTCGATAGGCTCATTACGACATGGGAAAAAAGGAGAGAGTCTGTAGTCGTTGAGGGGGTCCACCTAAGCCTTAACTTTGTCGTAAGTCTCATTACACATTTGGAATGAGGTTGCAAAGATATTTTCAgacttaactttttttcttttctgcaGATGGGACTGATGAAAAAGCACCCTTCGATTGTTCCCTTTATGGTATACATCTCGAATGAGGAGAAACACTTAGAACGATTTGCAGTCCGAGCAAAGTACATGACGTTGGATCCAGCAAAGAATAAGTATGTAAAATATATACGTAACATCAGAACAATACAGGATTATCTATGTAAACGAGCCGACAAACATCTCGTTCCTAAGATAAACAACACAAATGTGGACAAGAGCGTGGCTACAATCCACGCTACAGTCTTCAGTTGTCTGCGTAGACGCGAAGCAGGAGAGAAGCTCTATGACGTAGGCACAAACACAGTCGCTGTTATCGATGAAGAGCACAGGAACCAATGTGCAGCCAATTCATTAAGGTCCAAGGGAATGTTTCAGCTGCAGAGAACAGGCTCCTCCCGGCGTGTGATGGCTCTTCTGAACACTGACGGCACCGTAGCAAAAACGTGGCCTGTGGGTTCCGTTGATGAGATTAGGAAGCCCATCATTCGTACTGAGATGAATGATGGAACAGAGCATCCTGTTAACGGATACCTAGAGAAAGGTGAAGCAGTGAATCTTCAGTTCGGTCTCTTTGGGATCAGCGCTTGGCCTAGTGATGGCGCAACCAGTCACGCTGGGAGTGTAGACGAGTCGAGAGCAGATTTTACTGAAACCGGAAGCAGACATTACTCTTCTTGCTGCAGTTCACCTCGGATATCTGATAGGCCTTCAAAAGAGGTAAAAGAGTATATAAACATAGTTAGTTTCTTTTGTAAAGGTTGTTTAATCATTTCCGTATCTTGTGTGTAGCTTAAGGAGGAGCAGTCTGTGAATGGgagtgatgaagatgaagaaatcgATGATGAGTTCCCTGAGCCAGATTCTGATGAAGATAACAGCGATAACAATGATGAACGCAACCGTGAAGAGGTAGCTAACTGACAAATCTTAATTCCTTTTGGGGTGGGGGTGGGGGTGGTAATACCTTTTTTCTGCCCGTTAGTTTAAGACTCGCACATGTAAATCTTAACCAGGTTGGATCGGTGGATGAGGAATCGACAAAGTCAGATGAAGAGTACGATGATCTGGCAATGGAAGACAAGAGTTACTGGACAgacaacgaagaagaaaaagagactCGAGACACAATCTCCATGGCGTCTGAAAACAACCATAAGGAGGCAACAACTAAGCCCAAGAAAGATGATGAGAAATACATCCAAAACCTCGACCTTTTCCTCAGGACAGTGAACCAACCATTAACCGAATCTCTCGAGCTTACGTCTGAGTACAGGAACAGAATGCTTATAGCAGCTTCGGATAAAGCTAAGATGAGGAAACGTTCACTTAGTATCCCGGCGGTTGGGAAACACGGTGCAATCATAGATGACCAGATTTTAGATAACCACACTGATCCATTTCTCTTGAATGGCCAGTGACCTCTTTACCTGAGTTGTTTCtcttttcgtttttttattttattttatttttttctgtttattagCCTATTAAAATAGCTTAGTTTTCTAAAACTGATTGAAGTATTTTAATCATACTGCAACTTCTCAACAGTTAACATAATATGATCAACCGGCAGAGGGAACTTGAGcttgggtttggtttggtttattttggttgTGAGATCAATCCAAAAAATCCTAATTTGCTTAAGAAAGCAATTCTGAAATTAACATGACCTGGTTACCAAGGATTCTGTGGTAATTTTCTGTCCAAGGATAATTTGGAGAAATGTTGTTTAGTTTCATGGTGTGATCTCTTTATTTCGTgttaatgcttttttttttgtttgttatggtTTGGGTTCTTTCCCCTGTTGTGGTTTTAGCCTTTTAGGGTTTGCTATTTTGAAAGGAACCTATTTTGATTAAGTAATTATGAAATAACATGAATTTTTATGGAGTTATCCttctgaaaataattaaatgaaaagaaatatcAAGATCGACCAACTATCGTTGTACCGATCCATTTAAGtaaccataatattttttactgtCGTTTG containing:
- the LOC106321041 gene encoding P-loop NTPase domain-containing protein LPA1 homolog 2 encodes the protein MAEATKLLYVEVVEGNGEDLFRYTRPVLQSTLQLMGCKARHAFKISRRVFELIRSEGSCNSSPEHGKEPEFSKKGGGGGGGSTHCLVADDVDKDKSKPFEMYKRRTTVFVTRQIFLDVVCDSLAEYKYVGRDQRADLILACRIRERKESVTVLLCGTSGCGKSTLSALLGSRLGITTVVSTDSIRHMMRSFADEKQNPLLWASTYHAGEYLDPVAVAESKAKRKAKKLKGSRGVNSNTQKMDAGSNSSTTELLSDKQMAIEGYKAQSEMVIDSLDRLITTWEKRRESVVVEGVHLSLNFVMGLMKKHPSIVPFMVYISNEEKHLERFAVRAKYMTLDPAKNKYVKYIRNIRTIQDYLCKRADKHLVPKINNTNVDKSVATIHATVFSCLRRREAGEKLYDVGTNTVAVIDEEHRNQCAANSLRSKGMFQLQRTGSSRRVMALLNTDGTVAKTWPVGSVDEIRKPIIRTEMNDGTEHPVNGYLEKGEAVNLQFGLFGISAWPSDGATSHAGSVDESRADFTETGSRHYSSCCSSPRISDRPSKELKEEQSVNGSDEDEEIDDEFPEPDSDEDNSDNNDERNREEVGSVDEESTKSDEEYDDLAMEDKSYWTDNEEEKETRDTISMASENNHKEATTKPKKDDEKYIQNLDLFLRTVNQPLTESLELTSEYRNRMLIAASDKAKMRKRSLSIPAVGKHGAIIDDQILDNHTDPFLLNGQ